The DNA sequence CTACGATAATCATCTCAACGCACACACAGGGGCACGCTTTCATATACAGAATCTAATCCAACCCTATATATGTAATAAAACCCTACATCAGTGACTTCAACGATCGAGCTTTCACCGGCTTCCTCATCCGCTTCTTCCCGCTATCGCCGTTTGCGGCCTCGtcttcgtcgtcgtcgtcgtagTCTTCGTCGTCCACGTACTCGAAATCCTCATTGTTATCGAGTTGCGAGGAGGAAGGAGTGCTTTGAGAAGTGTTACTGATGGATGCAGTGCTTGTTGTAGTAGTAATAGTAGTAGTAGTGGCGTTGCTGTCGACACGTTTTGGTTCGATTTGCTTGCCGATCCTCGCGtctgctcctcctcctcctcgaTGGCCTCTTTTTCTTCCCCACAGCGGGCCGAACCCAGAATAGTAATAGAATTCGTAAGGGTTGGAGGAGGAACCACCCTTCTTCGCGGCGCGAGCTCTCGCGCGACGAGCACCAGCGGCCGCGGCCGCAGCAGCAGCTGCTGCAGCTGCTGGTGCTGATCTCCTGAAACTAAGGTTGCTGTTATTGTAAGACCTAAGAAGGTTCAAGTGATGTTCGCACAAGGATTGCCCTTCTTTTGCCTCGTTCCTACACTGCCAACCCTTTCCGTCGGTTTTCTGGCAGCAGGAGCTCCTTTCTCCCTTCCGCAACTCAAATTCGTTCCCCCTCATCGTTTCTTCGCCATGCTCAATCACTTTCGCTCGCTTCTCGACCATATCGTTATCGTCCATAGCCATGTCCTCGGCCTTTGCTGCCACCGCGTCCATCATCGACGCAACACTGCGTGTACAGATAATATTTGAAGGCACAGACGGGCAGTGACTAGTTTTACTTG is a window from the Juglans regia cultivar Chandler chromosome 7, Walnut 2.0, whole genome shotgun sequence genome containing:
- the LOC108980658 gene encoding uncharacterized protein LOC108980658, which gives rise to MRIRKNAKLSPLWFSHPSAPEALQTHVCQLNQSPWDAISFAQDSHQFEGEDSFTGNASLGDSVGADESVASMMDAVAAKAEDMAMDDNDMVEKRAKVIEHGEETMRGNEFELRKGERSSCCQKTDGKGWQCRNEAKEGQSLCEHHLNLLRSYNNSNLSFRRSAPAAAAAAAAAAAAGARRARARAAKKGGSSSNPYEFYYYSGFGPLWGRKRGHRGGGGADARIGKQIEPKRVDSNATTTTITTTTSTASISNTSQSTPSSSQLDNNEDFEYVDDEDYDDDDEDEAANGDSGKKRMRKPVKARSLKSLM